In a single window of the Sediminicoccus sp. KRV36 genome:
- a CDS encoding calcium-binding protein gives MVVFRGTALADFISSGTLPPGITLFDLLAGNDAFFGSAVADIVSGGDGNDSLYGYGGNDLLKGGAGDDVLDGGIGNDTLFGGIGNDYLIGGDGADSLAGDGGNNTIYGGNGADIITAANGADFISGDADNDVIDAGGGNNTVYGGTGNDRITTWHENDFVSGGDGNDTIIAGNGTNFVYGGEGADSMTAGNGADFMQGDGGNDWFSSGGGNDSIYGGLGNDTIDAGTANDFVDGGAGADSILGGTGSDTIYGGTENDRIDGGAGPDVLNGGPGNDTFIFAKGQAAGDVINDFFGNGAGAGDVLRFTGFGPGATFSFAGGGLWQIVDGGATETINLGGAVIHASDYLFV, from the coding sequence ATGGTTGTTTTTCGCGGTACAGCGCTTGCGGATTTCATCTCGTCCGGGACACTGCCTCCGGGAATTACGCTCTTCGACCTGCTCGCAGGCAATGACGCGTTCTTCGGATCGGCAGTTGCGGATATTGTCAGCGGCGGTGACGGCAACGACTCGCTCTACGGTTATGGCGGCAATGATCTGCTCAAGGGTGGCGCTGGCGATGACGTGCTCGACGGCGGCATCGGCAATGACACGCTCTTCGGCGGCATCGGCAATGATTACCTGATTGGCGGGGACGGCGCTGATTCGCTCGCTGGTGACGGTGGCAACAACACGATTTACGGCGGCAACGGCGCGGACATCATCACGGCCGCGAACGGGGCCGATTTCATCTCGGGCGACGCTGATAATGATGTGATCGACGCTGGCGGCGGCAACAACACCGTGTATGGCGGCACCGGCAATGACCGCATCACCACCTGGCACGAGAATGACTTCGTCTCCGGCGGCGATGGCAACGACACCATCATCGCCGGCAATGGGACCAACTTCGTCTATGGTGGCGAGGGCGCCGACAGCATGACGGCCGGTAACGGCGCGGATTTCATGCAGGGCGATGGCGGGAACGACTGGTTCTCCTCCGGCGGCGGCAATGACAGCATCTATGGTGGTCTCGGCAACGATACGATCGATGCCGGTACGGCCAATGATTTCGTGGATGGTGGCGCCGGTGCGGATTCCATCCTGGGCGGTACGGGCAGCGACACCATCTATGGTGGCACCGAGAATGACCGCATTGACGGCGGCGCCGGCCCGGATGTGCTGAACGGCGGCCCCGGCAATGACACCTTCATCTTCGCCAAGGGCCAGGCTGCCGGGGACGTCATCAACGACTTCTTCGGCAATGGCGCGGGTGCCGGTGATGTCCTGCGCTTCACGGGCTTCGGTCCGGGGGCTACCTTCAGTTTCGCCGGCGGCGGGCTGTGGCAGATCGTGGATGGCGGTGCCACCGAGACGATCAATCTGGGCGGCGCGGTGATCCACGCATCCGATTATCTTTTCGTCTGA
- a CDS encoding LysR substrate-binding domain-containing protein gives MRIPDLDLDLLRGFVTVAERGGFTAAGLALGLTQSAISLKVKRLEELLGKPVFTRGAKQVALTREGETLLAYARRMLALNEEAVRRFVAPPMAGKLRLGVADHFVPRHLAPALARFTRTWPDVRIEVEVGRSHDLRAALGREELDLVLGKRRDGETEGRVIFAEAVVWVAAPDFELARERPLPLAMLPQGCMFRDRALAALARAGIGHEVVYTSPSLMGIAAAAQAGFALSVMGRTGLPDGLVELDGLPPLGTAEMCLFGDAAGQSPLVEPLLNDLRAVS, from the coding sequence ATGCGCATTCCCGATCTTGATCTCGACCTGCTGCGCGGCTTCGTCACCGTGGCCGAGCGCGGCGGCTTCACTGCGGCCGGGCTGGCCCTGGGCCTCACCCAGTCGGCCATCAGCCTGAAGGTCAAGCGGCTGGAAGAGTTGCTGGGCAAGCCGGTCTTCACGCGCGGGGCCAAGCAGGTGGCGCTGACGCGTGAGGGCGAGACGCTGCTCGCCTATGCCCGCCGCATGCTGGCCTTGAACGAGGAGGCGGTGCGGCGTTTTGTCGCCCCGCCCATGGCGGGCAAGCTGCGCCTGGGCGTCGCGGATCATTTCGTGCCGCGCCACCTGGCCCCGGCCCTGGCGCGCTTCACCCGCACCTGGCCGGATGTCCGCATCGAGGTGGAGGTGGGCCGCAGCCATGACCTCCGCGCGGCCTTGGGCCGGGAGGAACTGGATCTCGTCCTCGGCAAGCGGCGGGATGGCGAGACGGAGGGCCGCGTGATCTTCGCCGAAGCGGTGGTCTGGGTCGCCGCCCCCGATTTTGAACTGGCGCGCGAAAGGCCGCTGCCATTGGCCATGCTGCCGCAGGGTTGCATGTTCCGTGACCGCGCCCTGGCGGCCCTGGCCCGCGCCGGCATCGGGCATGAGGTGGTCTACACGTCACCCAGCCTGATGGGCATCGCCGCCGCCGCGCAGGCTGGCTTCGCCCTCAGCGTGATGGGGCGCACCGGGCTGCCCGATGGCCTGGTGGAGCTGGACGGCCTGCCGCCGCTCGGCACCGCGGAAATGTGCCTCTTTGGCGACGCCGCCGGCCAGTCGCCCCTGGTCGAGCCGCTGTTGAATGACCTGCGTGCGGTGAGCTGA
- a CDS encoding DegT/DnrJ/EryC1/StrS family aminotransferase, which produces MQAQQALIRTELDRRVEHVISSGRFINGPEVAELEARLAAFSGVHAVGVSSGTDALQIAMMAEGIGRGDAVFLPAFTYTATAEVPLVLGATPVFVDVDADSFNMDLADLERRIALVLAEGKLRPRAIVGVDLFGLPADWDAIRMIATRHGMFTLDDAAQAFGATLHGKSLGQHADATTLSFYPTKTLGCYGDGGAILTPSEERAALYRSLRTHGEGGGRYEVLRIGMNGRLDTIQAAILLCKMDLFDQELKDRAKVAAWYGARLAGRVALQRVPNEAQSAWGLYTIRCRDAAERARVQESLKAEGIPFGVYYPKPLHHQPAYAASHAEALAGGAPPLPVSEALCHQVMSLPMHPYLTEDEVDRVCGAVLRGLGQTAAPRN; this is translated from the coding sequence ATGCAGGCCCAGCAGGCCCTGATCCGGACCGAGCTGGACCGCCGTGTGGAGCATGTCATCTCCTCGGGCCGTTTCATCAACGGGCCTGAGGTGGCCGAGCTGGAAGCCCGCCTCGCGGCGTTCTCGGGCGTGCATGCGGTCGGCGTCTCGTCCGGCACCGATGCCTTGCAGATCGCCATGATGGCCGAAGGGATCGGCCGGGGTGACGCCGTTTTCCTGCCCGCTTTCACCTACACCGCGACAGCCGAGGTGCCGCTGGTGCTGGGTGCCACGCCGGTCTTCGTGGATGTGGACGCGGACAGCTTCAACATGGATCTCGCGGATCTGGAGCGCCGGATTGCGCTCGTCCTCGCCGAGGGCAAGCTCCGGCCGCGCGCCATTGTGGGGGTGGATCTGTTCGGCCTTCCGGCGGATTGGGATGCCATCCGGATGATCGCCACCCGGCATGGCATGTTCACCCTGGATGACGCGGCGCAGGCTTTCGGCGCCACGCTGCACGGCAAGTCCCTCGGCCAGCATGCCGATGCGACGACGTTGAGCTTCTATCCCACCAAGACCCTGGGCTGTTACGGCGATGGTGGCGCAATCCTGACCCCATCGGAGGAGCGCGCGGCGCTGTATCGCTCCCTGCGCACCCATGGTGAGGGTGGTGGGCGGTATGAGGTGCTCCGCATCGGCATGAACGGGCGCCTCGATACGATCCAGGCCGCCATCCTGCTCTGCAAGATGGATCTCTTCGACCAGGAGCTGAAGGACCGCGCCAAGGTCGCCGCCTGGTATGGCGCGCGCCTGGCGGGCCGTGTCGCCTTGCAGCGCGTGCCGAATGAGGCGCAGAGCGCGTGGGGCCTCTATACCATCCGCTGCCGGGACGCGGCCGAGCGCGCGCGCGTGCAGGAATCGCTCAAGGCCGAGGGCATTCCCTTCGGCGTCTACTACCCCAAGCCGCTGCATCATCAGCCGGCCTATGCGGCAAGCCATGCCGAGGCCCTGGCCGGCGGCGCGCCCCCGCTGCCGGTGAGCGAGGCGCTGTGCCACCAGGTGATGTCGCTGCCCATGCACCCCTATCTGACCGAGGACGAGGTGGATCGCGTATGCGGGGCGGTGTTGCGTGGTCTGGGTCAGACCGCCGCACCGCGCAACTAA
- a CDS encoding nucleoside-diphosphate sugar epimerase/dehydratase: MPWASSRVLLNLSLDGLLAVLALPLALLLAGPGSTPPHGWWGLALPLAVLVLAPPGWALGLPRQYWRYSGVQDLLAVLGACVVAALLFTATLWLAGQWHSPNLAFPALHAVALTGLLGVPRLVGRVRAIRRAAEEGGTQPVLVVGGVDQADLFIRALAQERRPAYRVQGILARRSRQSGRRIQGHPILGTLEETDAVLERLRAESRLPALLVLASPDLNGAALEAVLDAADRHGVPIRRAPQPTALGHAARGRDEATRIDLRPVSIEELLDRPQVPLDREGMARLVQGRRVLVTGAGGTIGGELARQVAALGPAMLTLLDHGEYVLYEIDLELSERHPNVPRRAMLADVRDEARMRRLMEEIRPELVFHAAALKHVPMVENDPLEGLLTNAHGTRIVADTARAAGCGLMVFISTDKAVNPTSVMGASKRLAEMYCQALDRDARATGQGMRCITVRFGNVLGSTGSVVPLFRRQLERGGPLTVTHPDMRRYFMTVREAVGLVLQAAVVGAVDRDDAPPELREGGIFVLDMGSAVKIVDLARRMIRLAGLRPEEDVEIRFTGLRPGEKLFEEMFHGQEPPRPTQFDGLLVATPRTADAALVGRALDEIAAAARGGHGRMALAQLARLVPEFDHQDGKAAQKSSL, translated from the coding sequence ATGCCCTGGGCCTCTTCGCGCGTCCTGCTGAACCTGTCCCTGGATGGCCTGCTGGCCGTCCTTGCGCTGCCGCTTGCCCTGTTGCTGGCCGGCCCGGGAAGCACTCCGCCCCATGGATGGTGGGGTCTGGCCTTGCCTCTCGCGGTGTTGGTCCTGGCGCCGCCCGGCTGGGCCCTGGGCTTGCCGCGCCAGTATTGGCGCTATTCCGGCGTGCAGGATCTGCTGGCCGTGCTTGGCGCATGCGTGGTCGCGGCCTTGCTCTTCACCGCGACGCTCTGGCTGGCCGGCCAGTGGCATTCGCCCAATCTGGCGTTTCCGGCGCTGCATGCCGTGGCGTTGACCGGGCTGCTGGGTGTGCCCCGCCTGGTCGGCCGCGTCCGCGCCATCCGCCGCGCCGCCGAGGAGGGCGGGACGCAGCCCGTGCTGGTGGTCGGCGGGGTGGATCAGGCTGATCTCTTCATTCGGGCACTGGCGCAGGAGCGCCGGCCCGCCTATCGCGTCCAGGGCATCCTGGCGCGGCGCTCGCGCCAATCCGGCCGACGGATCCAGGGCCATCCCATCCTCGGCACGCTGGAAGAGACCGACGCCGTGCTGGAACGCCTGCGCGCCGAAAGCCGCCTGCCGGCGCTTCTGGTGCTTGCTTCCCCCGATCTCAACGGCGCAGCGCTGGAGGCGGTGCTGGATGCAGCGGACCGCCACGGCGTGCCGATCCGTCGCGCGCCCCAGCCTACAGCCCTCGGCCATGCCGCGCGCGGCAGGGATGAAGCGACGCGCATCGATCTGCGCCCCGTCTCGATCGAGGAATTGCTCGACCGTCCGCAGGTTCCACTGGACCGTGAGGGGATGGCCCGGCTGGTGCAGGGGCGCCGCGTGCTGGTTACCGGCGCGGGCGGCACGATTGGTGGCGAATTGGCGCGGCAGGTGGCCGCCCTCGGGCCTGCCATGCTGACGCTGCTCGATCACGGCGAATACGTGCTCTACGAGATTGACCTGGAACTCTCCGAGCGCCATCCCAATGTGCCGCGCCGCGCCATGCTCGCCGATGTGCGGGATGAGGCGCGGATGCGCCGTCTGATGGAGGAAATCCGCCCCGAGCTGGTCTTCCACGCGGCGGCCCTCAAGCATGTGCCGATGGTTGAGAATGATCCCCTGGAGGGTCTGCTCACCAATGCGCATGGCACGCGCATCGTGGCCGATACGGCGCGGGCGGCCGGTTGCGGGCTGATGGTCTTCATCTCGACCGACAAGGCCGTGAACCCGACCAGCGTCATGGGGGCCTCGAAGCGCCTCGCCGAAATGTATTGCCAGGCGCTGGACCGGGATGCGCGCGCCACGGGCCAGGGCATGCGCTGCATCACCGTGCGCTTCGGCAATGTGCTGGGCAGCACCGGCTCCGTCGTGCCGCTGTTCCGCCGGCAATTGGAGCGCGGTGGGCCGCTGACAGTCACGCACCCCGATATGCGGCGCTATTTCATGACCGTGCGCGAGGCGGTGGGCCTGGTGCTGCAAGCCGCCGTGGTCGGTGCCGTGGACCGTGACGATGCGCCCCCGGAACTCCGCGAGGGCGGGATTTTCGTGCTCGACATGGGCAGCGCGGTGAAGATCGTGGACCTCGCGCGGCGCATGATCCGGCTCGCCGGCTTGCGGCCCGAGGAGGATGTGGAAATCCGCTTCACCGGGCTGCGCCCCGGCGAGAAACTCTTCGAGGAAATGTTCCACGGCCAGGAGCCGCCGCGCCCCACCCAATTCGATGGCTTGCTGGTGGCCACGCCGCGCACGGCCGATGCCGCACTGGTCGGCCGCGCGCTGGACGAGATCGCCGCCGCGGCGCGCGGTGGGCATGGGCGCATGGCCCTGGCGCAGCTGGCGCGGCTGGTGCCGGAATTCGACCATCAGGACGGCAAGGCTGCGCAAAAAAGCAGCCTTTGA
- a CDS encoding acetolactate synthase large subunit, with product MNGAESLVHSLLKSGVEVCFSNPGTSEMHFVAALDRIPGMRCVLGLQENVVTGAADGYWRMTGKPAVTLLHCGPGLANGLSNLHNARRARSGIVNCVGDQATYHRPYDAPLTADTEGFARGVSQWVRTSTKATEVGADAATAVQAARTSPGQIATMILPSDTCWDEGGVVAEALPVPGVPQAEMHAVRNAARVLRDKKNVLVLLGGTMGTSEGAQIQANRIAVATGARLLAETSNAKFQRGRGRLQLERVPYPADMAIKNLAAVEHIILVGSKAPVGFFAYPNMPSKHYPEGASITVLTRPEQDAESALRALAEEISAPHVEMPDPGPRPQAERGAPTPEGLARTVAAMMPEGAIIVDEAVSYGRGFFPHTHAAPKHDWLQITGGAIGCGVPLATGAAIGGGGRRVIALQADGSAMYTVQGLWTQAREKLPVTTIILSNRKYQILIGEYQNVGANPGPTAMNMLDLGNPDIGWVKLAEAMGVEAAQATTLDQVADLMAQSFSRAGPFLIELVI from the coding sequence GTGAACGGTGCCGAAAGTCTTGTGCACAGCCTGCTGAAGAGCGGCGTTGAGGTGTGCTTCTCCAATCCTGGCACCAGCGAGATGCATTTCGTGGCGGCGCTGGACCGCATCCCGGGCATGCGCTGCGTCCTCGGCTTGCAGGAAAATGTGGTGACCGGTGCCGCCGATGGCTACTGGCGCATGACCGGCAAGCCGGCCGTCACGCTGCTGCATTGCGGCCCGGGCCTCGCGAACGGGTTGTCCAACCTGCACAATGCGCGGCGTGCGCGCTCCGGCATCGTCAATTGCGTGGGTGACCAGGCGACCTATCACCGCCCCTATGATGCGCCGCTCACCGCCGATACCGAGGGCTTCGCCCGCGGTGTCTCGCAATGGGTCCGCACCAGCACGAAGGCGACCGAGGTGGGCGCTGATGCGGCGACGGCCGTGCAGGCGGCCCGCACCTCACCCGGGCAGATCGCCACCATGATCCTGCCCTCCGACACATGTTGGGATGAGGGCGGCGTGGTGGCCGAGGCACTGCCCGTGCCCGGCGTGCCCCAGGCGGAGATGCATGCCGTTCGCAACGCGGCGCGCGTGCTGCGGGACAAGAAGAATGTGCTGGTGCTGCTCGGCGGCACCATGGGCACGAGCGAGGGCGCGCAGATCCAGGCCAACCGGATCGCGGTGGCGACCGGCGCGCGGCTGCTGGCCGAGACGTCGAACGCCAAGTTCCAGCGCGGTCGCGGGCGGCTGCAGCTCGAACGCGTGCCCTATCCCGCCGACATGGCGATCAAGAATCTCGCCGCCGTCGAGCATATCATCCTGGTTGGTTCCAAGGCGCCGGTCGGGTTCTTCGCCTATCCCAACATGCCCTCGAAGCATTACCCCGAAGGCGCTTCCATCACCGTGCTGACACGGCCGGAGCAGGACGCCGAATCCGCCCTGCGCGCCCTGGCCGAGGAAATCAGTGCGCCACACGTGGAGATGCCGGACCCCGGCCCGCGCCCGCAGGCCGAGCGAGGCGCCCCCACGCCCGAGGGCCTGGCCCGCACCGTGGCGGCGATGATGCCCGAAGGCGCCATCATCGTGGATGAGGCGGTCAGCTATGGGCGTGGCTTCTTCCCGCATACGCATGCCGCACCCAAGCATGACTGGCTGCAGATCACTGGCGGTGCCATCGGCTGCGGCGTGCCGCTGGCGACGGGGGCGGCCATCGGTGGTGGCGGCCGCCGGGTGATCGCGCTGCAGGCCGATGGCTCGGCCATGTACACCGTGCAGGGACTCTGGACCCAGGCGCGGGAAAAGCTGCCGGTCACCACGATCATCCTGTCCAATCGCAAATATCAGATCCTGATTGGCGAATACCAGAATGTCGGCGCCAATCCGGGGCCGACGGCGATGAACATGCTCGATCTGGGCAACCCCGATATCGGCTGGGTGAAGCTGGCCGAGGCGATGGGGGTGGAAGCCGCCCAGGCAACGACGCTGGACCAGGTGGCGGATCTGATGGCGCAGAGCTTTTCGCGCGCCGGCCCCTTCCTGATCGAACTGGTGATCTGA
- a CDS encoding CoA-binding protein, which produces MDIRELLLTTRRIALVGASGKPDRASFRVMRFLLDRGYHVIPVNPGLAGQEILGQRVVASLAEAAPLDLVDVFRRSEEAGAVMDAAVALGARGVWLQLGVMDEAAAARARARGVTVVMDRCPAIEWGPAGLPDRIPET; this is translated from the coding sequence ATGGACATCCGAGAATTGCTGCTCACCACCCGCCGCATCGCGCTGGTCGGCGCCTCCGGCAAGCCGGACCGCGCCTCCTTCCGCGTGATGCGCTTCCTGCTGGACCGTGGCTACCACGTCATACCCGTCAATCCGGGCCTCGCGGGGCAGGAGATCCTGGGCCAGCGCGTGGTGGCCAGCCTGGCCGAGGCAGCGCCGCTGGATCTCGTGGATGTGTTTCGCCGCAGCGAGGAGGCGGGCGCCGTGATGGATGCGGCGGTGGCGCTGGGGGCGCGCGGCGTCTGGCTGCAATTGGGCGTGATGGACGAAGCCGCCGCCGCCCGGGCCCGCGCGCGCGGCGTGACGGTGGTGATGGATCGCTGCCCGGCCATCGAATGGGGGCCGGCTGGCCTGCCGGACCGCATTCCCGAAACATGA
- the mobA gene encoding molybdenum cofactor guanylyltransferase MobA encodes MTESFGVILAGGLARRMGGGDKPLRLLAGRPMLDHVIARIGPQCAALAINANGDPARFAAYGLAVLPDTLPDHPGPLAGILAAMETSPLPWVITVPGDSPFLPLDLVARLHAAREAAGTPMACAASGGFTHPPIALWPRELAAALRAAITAGERKIDRWTARHGVAVAEWPDAPHDPFFNANTPEELAEAALLLLRQGVWP; translated from the coding sequence GTGACTGAAAGCTTCGGCGTGATCCTGGCCGGCGGCCTGGCGCGGCGCATGGGCGGTGGCGACAAGCCTTTGCGCCTGCTGGCCGGCCGGCCGATGCTGGATCATGTGATCGCGCGGATCGGCCCGCAATGCGCCGCCCTGGCGATCAACGCCAATGGCGACCCGGCCCGCTTTGCCGCCTATGGCCTGGCCGTTCTGCCGGATACGCTGCCGGATCATCCCGGCCCGCTGGCCGGAATCCTCGCCGCCATGGAGACCTCGCCCCTGCCCTGGGTGATCACTGTGCCGGGCGACTCGCCCTTCCTGCCGCTGGATCTGGTGGCGCGGCTGCACGCGGCGCGGGAGGCCGCGGGAACGCCCATGGCCTGCGCCGCCTCGGGCGGCTTCACCCATCCGCCCATCGCCCTGTGGCCGCGCGAATTGGCCGCGGCCCTCAGGGCAGCCATCACCGCGGGCGAGCGCAAGATTGACCGCTGGACCGCCCGCCACGGCGTTGCCGTCGCGGAGTGGCCGGACGCGCCGCATGACCCGTTTTTCAACGCGAATACGCCCGAAGAACTGGCCGAGGCCGCGTTACTCTTGCTCAGGCAGGGCGTTTGGCCGTAA
- a CDS encoding acetyl-CoA C-acetyltransferase: protein MDIVIASAARTPVGSFNGAFASLSAHALGQVAIEAALSRAGVAAADVDEVILGQILSAGAGQNPARQAAVNAGIPASATAFGINQLCGSGLRAVALAAQQISSGDATIVVAGGQESMTQAPHCAQMRSGTKMGSLELVDTMLRDGLMDAFHGYHMGNTAENVAQKYQLTRQEQDEFAANSQRKAGEAMAAGRFKAEIAPVTVKGRKGDTIVTEDEYPKPETTAEVLAKLRPAFNKEGTVTAGNASGINDGAAAVVVMSAEEARRRGITPLARIVSWATAGVDPSIMGTGPIPASRKALAKAGWTVGDLDLIEANEAFAAQACAVNKDLGWDTDKVNVNGGAIALGHPIGASGARVLTTLLYEMQRRDAKRGLVTLCIGGGMGVAMCLQRD from the coding sequence ATGGACATCGTCATCGCATCCGCCGCGCGCACGCCGGTCGGCAGCTTCAACGGGGCCTTTGCCAGCCTCTCCGCCCATGCCCTGGGCCAGGTCGCGATCGAGGCCGCGCTGTCGCGCGCGGGCGTGGCCGCCGCCGATGTGGATGAGGTGATCCTGGGCCAGATCCTGTCCGCTGGCGCGGGGCAGAACCCGGCGCGCCAGGCCGCCGTCAATGCCGGCATCCCGGCCTCGGCCACCGCTTTCGGCATCAATCAGCTCTGCGGCTCCGGCCTGCGGGCCGTCGCACTCGCCGCCCAGCAGATTTCCAGCGGAGACGCGACCATCGTCGTTGCCGGCGGGCAGGAGAGCATGACCCAGGCGCCGCATTGCGCGCAGATGCGCTCGGGCACGAAGATGGGCAGCCTGGAACTCGTGGACACCATGCTGCGCGACGGGCTGATGGACGCTTTCCATGGCTACCACATGGGCAACACGGCCGAGAATGTGGCCCAGAAATACCAGCTCACCCGGCAGGAGCAGGATGAATTCGCCGCCAACAGCCAGCGCAAGGCGGGAGAGGCGATGGCCGCCGGCCGCTTCAAGGCGGAGATCGCGCCCGTCACCGTGAAGGGCCGCAAGGGCGACACCATCGTCACCGAGGATGAATATCCCAAGCCCGAAACCACCGCCGAGGTGCTGGCCAAGCTGCGCCCCGCTTTCAACAAGGAAGGCACCGTCACGGCGGGCAATGCCTCGGGCATCAATGACGGCGCGGCCGCCGTCGTGGTTATGTCGGCCGAGGAAGCGCGCCGCCGTGGCATCACGCCGCTGGCCCGCATCGTGAGCTGGGCGACGGCGGGTGTTGACCCCTCGATCATGGGCACGGGGCCGATCCCGGCCAGCCGCAAGGCCCTGGCCAAGGCCGGCTGGACGGTGGGCGACCTGGATCTGATCGAGGCGAATGAGGCCTTCGCCGCCCAGGCCTGCGCCGTGAACAAGGATCTCGGCTGGGACACCGACAAGGTGAATGTGAATGGCGGCGCCATCGCGCTCGGCCATCCCATCGGCGCCTCGGGCGCGCGCGTGCTGACCACGCTGCTCTACGAGATGCAGCGCCGCGATGCGAAGCGCGGCCTGGTGACCTTGTGCATCGGCGGCGGCATGGGTGTCGCCATGTGCCTGCAGCGGGACTGA
- a CDS encoding DUF2076 family protein — protein sequence MTDEERRIISEYVMRVAGVQQAGAAVSSSPWGSRIPQTGAAQPAPNLPPIEPAADAFIAELFAKYPEARFRLTQTAFVQEHALVAAQNRIQELEWELEAQTRQAQAANSRGFLGLGGSRPAPMPPRPQPMQPPGGMIPQRQGPGFLGTALMTAAGVAGGLVLGNMLMNAFTGGGSAAAASAGGGAFGQEAVPTSSAWTDPGAAANSGWGGNDASSAGYDNGSQDDATGSYDDAGGGYDEDI from the coding sequence ATGACTGACGAAGAACGCCGGATCATTTCCGAGTATGTGATGCGAGTCGCTGGCGTGCAGCAGGCCGGCGCAGCCGTGTCCAGCAGCCCCTGGGGCAGCCGTATTCCGCAGACCGGGGCCGCGCAGCCCGCGCCCAACCTGCCGCCGATCGAGCCCGCCGCCGATGCCTTCATCGCCGAGCTTTTCGCGAAATACCCCGAGGCGCGCTTCCGCCTGACGCAGACCGCCTTCGTGCAGGAACACGCCTTGGTCGCCGCGCAGAACCGCATCCAGGAGCTGGAATGGGAGCTGGAGGCACAAACCCGCCAGGCCCAGGCCGCCAATAGCCGGGGCTTCCTGGGGCTGGGCGGCTCCCGCCCCGCGCCCATGCCGCCGCGGCCGCAGCCCATGCAGCCGCCGGGCGGCATGATTCCGCAGCGCCAGGGCCCGGGCTTCCTGGGCACGGCGCTGATGACGGCGGCTGGCGTGGCCGGCGGCCTCGTGCTGGGCAATATGCTGATGAATGCCTTCACGGGTGGTGGTTCGGCCGCGGCGGCCTCGGCCGGCGGCGGTGCTTTCGGCCAGGAAGCGGTGCCGACCTCCTCCGCCTGGACCGATCCGGGGGCCGCGGCCAATTCCGGTTGGGGCGGCAATGACGCATCCTCGGCCGGCTATGATAATGGCAGCCAAGATGACGCGACGGGCAGCTATGATGATGCCGGCGGTGGCTACGACGAGGATATCTAG
- the fdhD gene encoding formate dehydrogenase accessory sulfurtransferase FdhD — translation MDTPDLLVRPDPADPRLTRRVSGLDHNGAVIETSVTMERPLTLYLNGQEIVTMMTILDRPEDLAVGYLLNQGMLQPEDRLTHVEYDEDLGVVVVRTEGRTDFEEKLKKKTLTSGCAQGTAFGDLMEGFAAVKLSTAVMLRTSDLYRLLHRINTIPSLYLEAGAIHGCALARADQPLCYMEDVGRHNAVDKIAGWMFRAGISGDDKIFYTTGRLTSEMVIKTVRMGIPILLSRSGFTAWGVELAREANLTLIGRCKGKRFTVLAGEARVVFDADPRYVEEESARHWRKNSD, via the coding sequence ATGGACACCCCCGACCTCCTGGTCCGCCCCGACCCCGCCGACCCCCGGCTGACGCGCCGCGTCAGCGGCCTCGATCACAATGGCGCCGTGATCGAGACCAGCGTCACGATGGAACGTCCCCTCACGCTTTATCTGAACGGGCAGGAGATCGTGACCATGATGACCATCCTCGATCGCCCGGAGGATCTGGCGGTGGGCTATCTGCTCAACCAGGGCATGTTGCAGCCCGAAGATCGGCTGACCCATGTCGAATACGACGAAGATCTCGGCGTCGTCGTCGTGCGCACCGAGGGGCGCACCGATTTCGAGGAGAAGCTGAAGAAGAAGACCCTCACCTCCGGCTGCGCCCAGGGCACCGCCTTCGGGGATTTGATGGAGGGGTTTGCCGCGGTGAAGCTCTCCACCGCCGTCATGCTGCGCACCAGCGATCTCTATCGGCTGCTGCACCGGATCAACACCATCCCCTCGCTCTATCTCGAAGCGGGTGCGATCCATGGCTGCGCTCTGGCCCGGGCCGACCAGCCGCTGTGCTATATGGAGGATGTCGGCCGCCACAACGCGGTGGACAAGATCGCCGGCTGGATGTTCCGCGCGGGCATCAGCGGCGATGACAAGATTTTCTACACCACCGGCCGCCTCACCTCCGAGATGGTGATCAAGACGGTGCGCATGGGCATTCCCATCCTGCTCTCACGCTCGGGCTTCACCGCCTGGGGGGTGGAACTGGCGCGCGAGGCGAATCTGACGCTGATCGGCCGCTGCAAGGGCAAGCGCTTCACCGTGCTGGCGGGCGAGGCGCGCGTCGTCTTCGACGCCGACCCGCGCTATGTCGAGGAAGAGAGTGCCAGGCATTGGCGCAAGAACAGTGACTGA